Proteins from a single region of Flavobacterium sp. K5-23:
- a CDS encoding DPP IV N-terminal domain-containing protein yields MNKFSILFLSCIVSLSSIGQTKKLTLEEGVLQQNRQFKADNLSGFNWIPKSNQYVYYTEGWSKMKTANTADSKANELVKLVDVNSALGTNLKHFFGTEWIDSNTLLFTDAGKYYTYSIATKSGKLIQTLPEKAENQTFDTAKENLAFTEVNNLYFLNKNNQKITVTNETNEGIVSGQAISRSEFGISNGIFWSPKASFLAFYQKDQSDVADYPLLDITQTPGKLENIKYPMIGQKSEKPRVGIYNLTTQKTVFISPKGNQEDYLTNLSWTPDEKYVVIAELNRGQNDMSLNVYDSQTGNFVRTILNEKNDRWVEPEHPAYFPNNKSNNFVWISEKDGFNNMYYYSIEGKLIKKLTDNKFPLRTILGSNPAGTEIYFSATGEKGINMLAYKVNLKGKQTLITKEEGVHTVSISTDGNWFFDEYSNHSTPSKSVLYDKNLKSKTLLESTNKYEGYALGTSEVKTIKSADGTTDLYTRLIKPSDFDPSKKYPVLVYVYGGPHAQLVTNSFLDGASLWMYWMAEQGYLVYTVDNRGSDNRGFEFESIIHGRLGVNEMEDQMKGVEYLKSLPYVDGNRLAVHGWSFGGFMTTSLLLRKPDVFKVGVAGGPVTDWKYYEIMYGERYMDTPAENQKGFDEANTLNYVKDLKEKLLLIHGTSDDVVVMQHNLALVKKFVEAGKQMDFFPYPMHKHNVSGKDRVHLMTKVLNYVIDNNK; encoded by the coding sequence ATGAATAAATTTTCAATTCTCTTTCTGAGTTGCATTGTATCATTATCTTCAATTGGTCAAACCAAAAAATTAACGCTCGAAGAAGGTGTTTTACAACAAAATCGCCAATTTAAAGCTGACAACCTAAGTGGTTTTAATTGGATTCCAAAATCAAACCAGTATGTTTATTATACAGAAGGTTGGTCAAAAATGAAAACTGCCAATACCGCCGATTCAAAAGCTAATGAATTAGTCAAATTAGTCGATGTTAATTCAGCATTAGGAACTAATTTGAAACACTTTTTCGGGACAGAATGGATTGATTCAAACACCCTTTTATTTACTGATGCAGGAAAATATTATACGTATTCAATTGCTACAAAATCAGGAAAATTAATTCAGACACTTCCTGAAAAGGCAGAAAATCAAACTTTCGATACAGCAAAAGAAAATCTAGCTTTTACTGAAGTTAACAATTTATATTTTCTGAATAAAAACAACCAAAAAATTACGGTTACTAATGAAACAAACGAAGGTATTGTTTCAGGTCAGGCCATTTCAAGAAGTGAATTCGGCATCAGTAATGGAATCTTCTGGTCGCCAAAAGCATCTTTTTTAGCTTTTTATCAAAAAGACCAATCTGATGTGGCCGATTATCCTTTGCTAGACATCACCCAGACTCCGGGGAAATTAGAAAATATAAAATACCCAATGATTGGTCAAAAAAGTGAAAAACCAAGAGTGGGAATCTACAATCTTACGACTCAAAAAACGGTTTTTATTTCTCCAAAAGGAAATCAAGAAGATTATCTAACTAATCTTTCCTGGACTCCAGATGAAAAATATGTTGTGATTGCCGAGTTGAATCGTGGACAAAATGATATGTCCTTGAATGTGTATGACTCACAAACGGGAAATTTTGTAAGAACCATACTTAATGAAAAAAATGATCGTTGGGTAGAACCGGAACATCCAGCTTATTTTCCAAACAACAAATCGAATAATTTTGTTTGGATCAGCGAAAAAGATGGATTCAATAATATGTACTACTATTCTATTGAAGGGAAACTTATAAAAAAACTGACTGATAATAAATTCCCATTAAGAACAATCCTAGGAAGCAATCCTGCTGGAACGGAGATTTATTTTTCGGCAACAGGAGAAAAAGGCATTAATATGTTAGCTTACAAAGTCAATCTAAAAGGAAAACAAACGCTAATCACTAAAGAAGAAGGCGTACATACAGTATCAATAAGTACAGATGGAAACTGGTTTTTTGATGAATATTCTAATCATTCAACGCCTTCAAAATCTGTTTTATACGATAAAAATTTAAAATCTAAAACACTTCTTGAAAGCACTAATAAATATGAAGGTTATGCTTTAGGAACTTCTGAAGTTAAAACTATAAAATCAGCTGATGGAACAACTGATTTATACACCCGATTAATCAAGCCAAGTGATTTTGACCCTAGTAAAAAATACCCGGTTTTAGTTTATGTATATGGAGGACCACATGCACAATTGGTGACGAATTCCTTTCTAGATGGAGCCAGTCTTTGGATGTACTGGATGGCTGAACAAGGATATTTAGTATATACGGTTGATAACCGTGGATCTGACAATCGTGGTTTTGAATTTGAAAGCATAATCCACGGCCGCTTAGGTGTCAATGAAATGGAGGACCAGATGAAAGGTGTTGAATATTTGAAATCCCTTCCTTATGTTGACGGAAATCGTTTGGCGGTTCACGGTTGGAGTTTTGGAGGATTTATGACCACTTCATTGTTATTGCGTAAACCGGATGTTTTTAAAGTAGGTGTTGCGGGAGGTCCAGTAACTGACTGGAAATATTATGAAATTATGTATGGAGAACGTTATATGGATACTCCAGCGGAAAACCAAAAAGGTTTTGACGAGGCCAACACCTTAAATTATGTGAAGGATTTAAAAGAAAAATTGCTTTTAATTCATGGAACCAGTGATGATGTGGTGGTAATGCAACATAATTTAGCATTGGTTAAAAAGTTTGTAGAAGCTGGAAAACAAATGGATTTTTTCCCTTATCCAATGCACAAACACAATGTTTCAGGAAAAGACCGAGTGCATCTTATGACCAAAGTGTTGAATTATGTAATCGACAATAATAAATAG
- a CDS encoding IS630 family transposase, with the protein MGDFDSVNLYFQDESRFGLFTRNGKSVTAISVKPICAFQQVFKSTWLSGAFSPITGDHFQLILPHCNADNFQVFLDNFSKENPKELKIMVLDNGRFHKAKKLIIPENIVLVFLPPYSPELNPAEKMWAKYKREFSNKFYNSLEDVEDFITNVVKATSKKEVMSICGYSYVFLDKIWAI; encoded by the coding sequence GTGGGTGATTTTGACTCTGTAAACTTGTATTTTCAAGATGAATCGCGTTTTGGTTTGTTCACTCGAAACGGAAAATCAGTTACTGCTATTAGTGTTAAGCCGATTTGTGCTTTCCAACAAGTTTTTAAATCAACTTGGCTTTCTGGAGCTTTTTCGCCCATAACTGGAGACCATTTTCAATTAATACTCCCACATTGCAACGCTGATAATTTTCAAGTTTTTTTAGATAATTTCTCAAAGGAAAATCCGAAAGAACTCAAAATAATGGTGCTGGATAATGGAAGGTTTCATAAGGCAAAAAAATTAATCATTCCTGAAAATATTGTTTTGGTTTTTCTACCACCATATAGTCCAGAACTTAATCCCGCTGAAAAAATGTGGGCAAAATACAAACGAGAATTTTCTAATAAATTTTATAATTCATTGGAAGATGTAGAAGATTTCATTACTAATGTCGTAAAAGCTACAAGCAAAAAAGAGGTAATGAGTATCTGTGGATATAGCTATGTATTTTTAGATAAAATTTGGGCCATATAA
- a CDS encoding glutaminase has protein sequence MAYEAILKEIQQECIAFPTIGNVTTTIPELAKIDPNKFGIHITTIDGENSGIGDSEDKFSIQSISKALTVALAFSFSGESIWKRVGVEPSGTAFIPNENIIYTNFDNWFFYVIFGLYYKSNHGACKNFGN, from the coding sequence ATGGCTTACGAAGCAATTTTAAAAGAGATACAGCAAGAGTGTATTGCGTTCCCGACAATAGGGAATGTAACGACAACTATACCCGAATTAGCAAAAATTGACCCGAATAAATTTGGGATCCACATAACAACAATTGATGGAGAGAATTCTGGTATTGGTGATAGTGAGGATAAATTTTCCATTCAGAGTATATCAAAAGCATTAACTGTAGCATTAGCTTTTTCATTTTCAGGTGAAAGTATCTGGAAAAGAGTAGGGGTAGAACCTTCTGGAACGGCTTTTATACCAAACGAAAATATAATATATACCAATTTTGATAATTGGTTTTTTTATGTTATATTTGGACTATATTATAAAAGTAATCATGGCGCATGCAAAAATTTTGGTAATTAA
- a CDS encoding asparagine synthetase B — translation MALRKIVVVFLLLISFSVKASFILLPMDPETQQNHLKAYGITYWCIDKKYKASWLLNYRGGSFLLPDVPEIRKECQIRGVSFEILTDSQTNSILEEIASPSQNMETVILEKAPRVAVYTPKGKKPWDDAVTLVLTYAEIPFTPIYDEDVLSDGLLLYDWLHLHHEDFTGQYGKFFGSYRNAPWYIEQKKEAETLATKLGYNKVSDEKLAVAQKIRDFVIGGGFMFAMCSATDSFDIALAAEGIDICEAMFDGDASDSNYQSKIDFTKSFAFKNFTLERKTERYEFSDIDMTEKRQIPLDKDYFTLMEFSAKWDPIPTMLCQNHTQLVKGFMGQTTSYDREFVKSNVLVLGECLLNNEARYIHGQKGKGMFTFYGGHDPEDYQHRVGDSPTVLDLHPNSPGYRLILNNVLFPAAKKKKQKT, via the coding sequence ATGGCTTTGAGAAAGATAGTTGTCGTTTTTTTATTACTGATATCCTTTTCAGTAAAAGCATCTTTTATTTTGTTGCCAATGGATCCAGAAACCCAACAAAATCATCTTAAAGCGTATGGTATTACTTATTGGTGTATCGATAAAAAATACAAAGCAAGCTGGTTGCTCAATTATAGAGGAGGCTCTTTTTTATTGCCTGATGTTCCTGAGATTAGAAAAGAATGCCAAATACGGGGAGTGTCTTTTGAAATACTTACCGATAGTCAGACTAATAGTATCCTTGAAGAAATAGCTAGTCCTTCCCAAAATATGGAAACGGTTATTCTTGAAAAAGCACCTAGAGTTGCTGTTTATACTCCCAAAGGAAAGAAACCTTGGGATGATGCAGTGACACTTGTACTTACCTACGCCGAAATTCCTTTTACACCTATCTATGATGAAGACGTTTTATCGGATGGTTTATTGCTTTATGACTGGTTGCATTTACATCACGAAGATTTTACTGGACAATATGGAAAATTCTTTGGTTCTTATAGGAATGCACCATGGTATATCGAACAAAAGAAAGAAGCTGAAACATTGGCTACAAAATTAGGATACAATAAAGTTTCCGATGAGAAATTAGCCGTTGCCCAAAAGATTCGTGATTTTGTTATTGGGGGTGGATTTATGTTTGCGATGTGTTCAGCTACAGATAGTTTTGATATTGCACTGGCCGCTGAAGGAATTGACATATGTGAGGCTATGTTTGATGGTGATGCGAGTGATTCTAATTACCAGTCAAAGATTGATTTCACCAAGTCTTTTGCTTTTAAGAATTTTACTTTGGAAAGAAAGACAGAGCGTTATGAGTTTTCGGATATTGATATGACGGAGAAAAGACAAATTCCGTTAGATAAAGACTATTTTACTTTAATGGAATTTTCGGCTAAATGGGACCCTATCCCTACTATGCTTTGTCAAAATCACACTCAGTTAGTAAAAGGATTTATGGGACAAACAACCTCTTATGACCGAGAGTTTGTAAAATCTAATGTGTTGGTTTTAGGCGAATGTCTTTTAAATAATGAAGCGCGCTATATTCATGGACAAAAAGGAAAAGGAATGTTTACTTTTTATGGTGGCCATGATCCTGAAGATTATCAACACAGGGTAGGGGATTCCCCTACAGTTCTTGATTTACACCCTAATTCTCCTGGCTATCGATTAATATTGAATAATGTCTTGTTTCCCGCTGCCAAAAAGAAAAAGCAAAAAACATAA